From Ananas comosus cultivar F153 linkage group 8, ASM154086v1, whole genome shotgun sequence, one genomic window encodes:
- the LOC109713896 gene encoding AP-2 complex subunit alpha-2-like: MAISGMRGLSVFISDVRNCQNKEQERIRVDKELGHIRTRFKNEKGLTPYEKKKYVWKMLYIYMLGYDVDFGHMEAVSLISAPKYPEKQVGYIVTSCLLNENHDFLRLVINTVRNDIIGRNETFQCLALTMVGNIGGKEFSESLAPDVQKLLISSSCRPLVRKKAALCLLRLYRKNPDVVNIEGWSDRMAQLLDERDMGVLTSVMSLLVALVSNNAEAYWNCLPKCVRILERLARNQDIPPEYTYYGIPSPWLQVKTMRALQYYPTIEDPNTRRALFDVLQRILMGTDVVKNVNKNNASHAVLFEALALVMHLDAEKEMMSQCVALLGKFIAVREPNIRYLGLENMTRMLLVTDVQDIIKRHQAQIITSLKDPDVSIRRRALDLLYGMCDVTNAKDIVEELLQYLSTADFAMREELSLKAAILAEKFAPDLSWYVDVILQLIDKAGDFVSDDIWYRVVQFVTNNEDLQPYAAAKAREYLDKPALHETMVKVGAYLLGEYGHLLARRPGCSPKELFLIINEKLPTVSTSTIAILLSTYAKILMHSQPTDPELQEQIWAIFRKYESYIDVEIQQRAVEYFALSRKGAALTDVLAEMPKFPERQSALLRKAEDAEVDTAEQSAIKLRSQQQTSNALVVADPRPVNGSLPTNQQLVLVKMPSQNMEAHSSDQVVSVSTKENGTVSKDEPAPPTPSEDLLGDLLGPLAIEGPPAAAAAASTEQNPLAGLEAAPNSVGALALATLDDQANSVQPIFNIAERFHVLCLKDSGVLYEDPYVQIGVKAEWRAHHGRLVLFLGNKNTSPLVSVRAQILPPTHLKMELSLVPDTIPPRAQVQCPLEVVNLRASRDIAVLDFSYTFGTAVVNAKLRLPVVLNKFLQPISVSAEEFFPQWKSLSGPPLRLQEVVRGVKPMSLAEMANLFASLHLAVTPGLDTNPNNLVASTTFCSESTHAMLCLIRVETDPSDRTQLRITLASGDPSLTFELKELVKEYLINIPLTAPAPAPAPQAVQPQSPVTPQAFNDPGAMLAGLL; this comes from the exons GAACTCGATTCAAGAACGAGAAG GGATTGACACCATATGAGAAAAAGAAGTATGTGTGGAAAATGCTTTACATCTACATGCTAGGTTATGATGTTGATTTTGGTCACATGGAGGCTGTTTCTTTGATATCCGCACCAAAGTATCCTGAGAAACAG GTTGGATACATAGTTACATCTTGTTTGCTTAATGAGAACCATGACTTCCTAAGGCTTGTTATAAACACTGTACGCAATGACATTATTGGGCGAAATGAGACATTCCAATGCTTGGCTTTGACAATG GTAGGGAATATTGGCGGGAAGGAGTTTTCTGAATCACTGGCTCCTGATGTCCAAAAGCTTCTT ATTTCAAGTAGTTGTCGACCTCTAGTCAGAAAAAAGGCTGCATTATGTCTTCTACGGCTTTATAGGAAAAATCCTGATGTTGTGAATATAGAAGGATG GTCTGATCGTATGGCGCAGCTTCTAGATGAACGTGATATGGGAGTTTTGACATCAGTCATGAGCCTTTTGGTTGCTTTAGTATCCAATAATGCTGAAGCATATTGGAACTGTTTACCAAAGTGTGTAAGAATTTTAGAGAGATTGGCCAGAAACCAAGATATTCCGCCAGAATATACTTACTATGGAATTCCATCTCCTTGGCTTCAG GTTAAGACAATGAGAGCTCTTCAGTATTATCCAACTATTGAAGATCCAAATACAAGAAGAGCTTTATTTGAT GTTTTGCAACGTATTTTAATGGGCACAGATGTGGTAAAAAATGTTAATAAAAACAATGCATCTCATGCTGTTCTTTTTGAAGCGCTTGCTCTG GTTATGCATCTTGATGCTGAAAAGGAGATGATGTCTCAGTGTGTAGCTTTGCTCGGGAAATTTATTGCAGTCAGAGAACCAAATATTCGGTATCTTGGTCTG GAAAACATGACTAGGATGCTGTTAGTTACTGATGTGCAGGATATAATTAAAAGACATCAAGCTCAGATTATTACTTCCTTGAAAGATCCAGATGTCAG TATTAGAAGGCGTGCTCTTGATCTGCTTTATGGAATGTGTGATGTGACTAACGCGAAGGACATAGTCGAGGAATTATTGCAG TATCTCAGTACAGCAGATTTTGCTATGCGCGAAGAACTGTCACTGAAGGCTGCAATTCTGGCAGAGAAATTTGCTCCAGATCTGTCATG GTATGTTGATGTCATTCTTCAACTGATTGACAAAGCTGGTGACTTTGTCAGTGACGACATATGGTATCGTGTGGTTCAGTTTGTTACTAACAATGAAGATTTGCAG CCATATGCTGCAGCAAAGGCGAGAGAGTATCTTGACAAGCCTGCATTGCATGAGACAATGGTTAAG GTTGGTGCTTATCTTCTCGGAGAGTATGGCCATCTTTTGGCTAGAAGACCTGGTTGTAGCCCTAAGGAATTATTCCTTATAATCAATGAGAAGCTTCCTACTGTATC GACAAGTACCATTGCCATTCTTCTCTCAACTTACGCCAAGATATTGATGCATAGTCAGCCAACTGATCCTGAATTACAGGAGCAAATTTGGGCCATATTTAGAAA ATATGAGAGTTACATTGATGTTGAAATACAGCAAAGAGCGGTTGAATATTTTGCATTGAGCCGGAAAGGGGCTGCTCTAACGGATGTATTGGCTGAAATGCCAAAGTTTCCAGAGCGCCAG TCTGCTTTACTGAGGAAGGCCGAAGATGCTGAAGTCGATACAGCAGAGCAAAGCGCCATAAAACTCCGTAGTCAGCAGCAGACTTCAAATGCTCTAGTTGTTGCAGACCCTCGCCCTGTTAATGGATCCCTACCAACTAATCAGCAGCTAGTCCTTGTTAAGATGCCAAGTCAAAACATG GAGGCTCATTCCAGTGATCAAGTGGTTAGTGTTAGTACCAAGGAGAATGGAACTGTAAGCAAAGATGAACCAGCACCACCTACGCCTTCAGAAGATCTACTTGGAGATCTTTTGGGTCCGCTTGCTATAGAGGGCcctccagcagctgctgctgctgcttcgaCGGAACAAAATCCTTTAGCAGGATTGGAAGCTGCTCCAAATTCAGTAGGTGCCTTAGCACTAGCTACTCTTGATGATCAGGCAAATTCTGTTCAG CCAATTTTTAATATTGCCGAAAGATTCCATGTGCTGTGTCTGAAAGATAGTGGAGTTTTGTATGAAGACCCATACGTTCAG ATTGGAGTAAAAGCTGAGTGGCGAGCCCATCATGGACGTCTTGTTCTTTTCTTGGGAAACAAAAATACTTCCCCTCTTGTGTCAGTGCGAGCTCAGATATTGCCTCCAACACATTTGAAAATGGAACTCTCATTGGTACCTGATACTATTCCTCCAAGAGCACAG GTTCAATGCCCTCTTGAGGTTGTTAATCTTCGAGCGAGCAGAGACATTGCCGTTCTTGATTTCTCCTATACATTTGGAACTGCAGTG GTTAATGCCAAGCTTCGTCTCCCAGTTGTCTTGAATAAATTTTTGCAGCCAATATCAGTTTCTGCTGAAGAGTTCTTTCCCCAGTGGAAATCATTGTCTGGACCACCTTTAAGGCTTCAAGAAGTG GTCAGGGGGGTCAAACCAATGTCCCTTGCTGAGATGGCAAACTTGTTTGCTAGCCTTCACTTAGCAGTTACTCCTGGGCTT GATACAAATCCAAACAATCTGGTTGCAAGCACTACCTTCTGTTCAGAGAGTACTCATGCCATGCTTTGCTTG ATTAGAGTTGAAACAGATCCATCTGACAGAACTCAGCTGCGGATTACACTTGCATCAGGGGATCCATCTTTGACATTTGA GTTGAAAGAGCTCGTCAAGGAATATTTGATCAATATCCCCTTGACTGCCCCTGCCCCTGCCCCTGCCCCTCAGGCAGTACAGCCACAATCACCAGTCACTCCTCAAGCATTTAATGATCCCGGTGCTATGCTTGCTGGGCTGCTATGA
- the LOC109714467 gene encoding paramyosin-like: protein MFKATRWRSGKNRNKAVFKLQFQVTQVPQQEWETMMVVLVPVEAGRATVRSERVPVIDGMCQWANPIYETVKLIYDAKAGKINGKVYQVTVWASGSTKAGVLGEVNVNLAEYAEVFKPSTVVLPLKGNAGALLHVTIQRMQADGEGREANGNGDSIEKPRRKTLESQLSKCDDEEVGNATNGLNSVEDCLNMNSQAQMKFPSSRNISLRIESNGNLQKSHSFDAISASGSDISSGRYTPKESGIIHNIIQQDTTSFLSPLSNKNTPKMLLTSSGDWSGSSAPDRSSDGSNNTSGETGLQDSDDDIEKLRGDIDVLTRKLEVSELELQTLRKQIAKESRRGQDLSKEISTLKEEKEAIKKESEELKAMEKSYSPNMLLPDGEDPWSLLEELKRELNHEKNLNTNLRLQLQKTQESNSELLLAIKDLDEMLEQKGREVSCMKCSSKYFEAESGEYFDMPYKNGLSNMQNSGEKPELYAPDVLMNKDDGNKVIDELEKKIIDLNNEVELYKKDREELEVQMEQLALDYEILKQENHDVSSKLEQTQLQEQLRMQYECSAHLAVISDLEAQVESLEKELQKQAEEFDADIDTIVSEKIEQEQRAIKAEDALTKARWYNAHTAEHLQEEFRTFSLQMSSTFNANERLFAQTLKEASELRLQKSWFEEELKKSKEELANLQGHYHEKFRQLLSLLSFKSKETDRLTMELKNKSDEIQSQKNFDEAKLKSMSEDMAMLKTELEKLAKENNHLLDQNAQKEKTIADMEQWKANEMIIWDKNMEIHTLEEEVASLKKEVRKSLEEINNLRHIKGDYETKIGNLNSEATALKTQYNDLKCFLSENKSENLKLSSELQKKEDMISCLEQNIRDRRSTTNTNDVEDFSEEVKYITGTAENRDCLPSPKAGDKTCRHNMNGNSKELFLRNLGADPGKYQECFTYAFEQNKIYELLSEMALLEERNKSMEAELKEMQERYSEISLKFAEVEGERQQLVMTIRTLRNALKN, encoded by the exons ATGTTCAAGGCAACGAGGTGGAGAAGCGGCAAGAACAGGAACAAAGCTGTGTTCAAACTACAGTTCCAAGTAACGCAG GTACCACAGCAAGAATGGGAAACAATGATGGTGGTTTTGGTTCCCGTCGAAGCCGGACGAGCCACCGTGAGATCGGAAAGGGTTCCGGTGATCGACGGAATGTGTCAATGGGCGAATCCGATCTACGAAACGGTCAAACTCATTTACGATGCCAAAGCGGGAAAGATCAATGGCAAAGTCTACCAAGTTACCGTATGGGCATCG GGATCGACCAAAGCGGGAGTCCTTGGGGAGGTCAATGTTAACCTAGCGGAATATGCCGAGGTGTTTAAACCCTCCACTGTTGTTCTCCCTCTCAAGGGAAATGCAGGAGCTCTCCTCCAT GTTACTATTCAAAGAATGCAGGCTGATGGTGAGGGAAG AGAAGCCAATGGAAATGGAGATTCCATTGAAAAACCACGACGGAAAACATTAGAGAGCCAACTAAGCAAGTGTGACGATGAAGAAGTTGGCAATGCAACCAATGGCCTGAACTCTGTAGAG GATTGCTTAAATATGAACAGCCAAGCCCAAATGAAATTCCCATCCAGCAGAAACATTTCTCTTCGTATTGAGAGTAATGGCAACCTCCAAAAGTCCCACAGCTTTGATGCCATATCTGCATCAGGTTCAGATATCAGTTCTGGAAGATATACTCCAAAAGAAAGTGGGATCATTCATAATATTATCCAACAAGATACTACTAGCTTCCTTTCACCTCTCAGCAACAAAAATACTCCAAAAATGCTGCTTACCAGCTCCGGTGACTGGTCTGGCAGTTCAGCTCCCGATAGAAGCTCGGATGGATCGAACAACACCTCAGGAGAGACCGGATTGCAAGATTCAGATGATGATATTGAGAAATTAAGGGGTGATATTGATGTTCTGACACGGAAGTTAGAAGTATCAGAGCTAGAGCTGCAGACTCTCAGAAAGCAAATTGCGAAAGAGAGCAGGCGTGGACAAGATCTTTCAAAGGAAATAAGTACCctgaaggaggagaaggaagcaATTAAAAAAGAATCTGAGGAGCTCAAAGCAATGGAGAAGAGTTACTCACCAAATATGTTGCTTCCTGATGGGGAAGATCCTTGGTCCTTGCTTGAGGAACTCAAGCGAGAGTTGAATCATGAGAAGAATTTGAACACAAATCTTCGCTTGCAACTGCAGAAGACACAAGAATCCAACTCAGAGCTGCTTCTAGCAATAAAAGATCTTGATGAGATGTTGGAGCAGAAGGGTAGGGAAGTTTCCTGTATGAAATGCAGCTCAAAGTATTTCGAAGCTGAATCAGGTGAATATTTTGATATGCCATATAAGAATGGACTCTCAAATATGCAAAACTCTGGAGAAAAACCAGAACTGTATGCACCAGATGTATTAATGAACAAAGATGATGGTAACAAGGTGATTGATGAGCTAGAGAAGAAGATCATTGACTTGAACAATGAGGTGGAATTATACAAGAAAGACCGTGAAGAGCTAGAGGTGCAAATGGAACAGTTAGCACTTGACTACGAGATTCTGAAGCAAGAAAACCATGATGTCTCCTCAAAGCTGGAGCAGACCCAACTGCAAGAACAGCTTAGGATGCAGTACGAGTGTTCAGCGCATTTAGCAGTTATAAGTGATCTTGAAGCCCAAGTTGAGAGCTTGGAGAAAGAGCTTCAGAAACAGGCTGAGGAATTTGATGCAGATATAGATACTATAGTGTCTGAGAAAATTGAGCAAGAACAAAGGGCCATAAAGGCGGAGGATGCACTGACGAAGGCTAGATGGTATAATGCTCACACTGCCGAACACCTTCAAGAGGAGTTCCGGACGTTTTCTCTACAGATGTCTTCTACGTTTAATGCAAATGAGAGGTTGTTTGCACAAACACTAAAAGAAGCTAGTGAGTTGCGTTTGCAAAAGAGCTGGTTTGAAGAAGAACTGAAGAAAAGCAAAGAAGAACTTGCAAATCTACAAGGCCATTACCATGAAAAATTTCGGCAGCTACTAAGCCTATTAAGTTTCAAATCAAAAGAGACAGATAGGCTAACCATGGAACTGAAAAATAAGAGTGATGAAATACAGAGTCAGAAGAATTTTGATGAAGCGAAGTTAAAGTCAATGTCGGAAGATATGGCAATGCTCAAAACTGAGCTGGAAAAGCTCGCAAAAGAGAATAACCATCTTTTGGATCAGAATGCACAGAAAGAAAAGACAATAGCAGATATGGAGCAATGGAAGGCAAATGAGATGATCATATGGGATAAAAATATGGAAATACATACGCTTGAGGAAGAAGTTGCATCACTGAAGAAGGAAGTGAGAAAATCATTAGAGGAGATAAATAATCTAAGGCATATAAAGGGTGACTATGAGACAAAGATaggaaatttaaattcagaggCCACAGCTCTAAAAACTCAGTATAATGATCTCAAATGCTTTCTGTCTGAGAACAAGTCAGAGAATCTAAAACTAAGCAGTGAGCTTCAGAAGAAAGAAGATATGATCAGCTGTCTCGAACAAAACATCAGAGATCGAAGGTCAACAACAAATACAAAT GATGTAGAGGATTTCAGCGAAGAAGTTAAGTACATTACTGGCACAGCTGAGAATAGAGATTGCTTGCCGTCTCCAAAGGCTGGAGATAAAACATGCAGACACAACATGAATGGCAACAGTAAAGAATTATTCTTGAG GAATCTTGGTGCTGACCCAGGAAAATATCAGGAATGCTTTACTTATGCCTTTGAACagaataaaatttatgaattattaAGTGAAATGGCATTGCTTGAAGAACGAAACAAATCGATGGAAGCAGAGTTGAAAGAAATGCAAGAAAGATATTCAGAGATAAGTCTGAAGTTTGCAGAAGTTGAAGGTGAAAGGCAACAGCTCGTTATGACGATCCGGACTCTTAGAAATGCATTGAAGAACTAG